A stretch of Myxococcus hansupus DNA encodes these proteins:
- a CDS encoding FG-GAP repeat protein: MSHSWVWAPVLAALAAPSVLASSESTAAIPRLTRQVTAAVRAQRVEAPVAVNLTGASAELRRAVSTLLASQLASAGLAPVVLEAPTAEAAETLARAQGARTLVRLSLDVEGGELRARGDVLGTWVNFWSGRTPTRPARPAATLVETVPADAAVLALALEAGGTTPSVPTEPTPQGIRLLGATLATLDHPLAALAAGDLDGDGRDEIVALTEHDVSVFDAGGRLIARKELDALPASSATTREPFGALAILPGPPRVAAWSTRHAHGELLAMDTKARGTLRTVGTVDQAPLGPLERGSFVPGQTAFAPTVTLADGRSLTVPAPFTTASLDTQRMLFVHPDGSAVYYAHAGAAPVRWSSLGAGSALGDLNGDGVLELITTSPQLSPSPDRVRVLSTTGSDPSAQEPLWQGALPAGRALYVVTANLDGDKRREVIVGLWKPDGTSELFLLRQGAP, from the coding sequence GTGAGCCACTCCTGGGTCTGGGCCCCGGTCCTCGCCGCGCTCGCGGCCCCATCCGTCCTCGCGTCCTCGGAAAGCACCGCCGCCATCCCCCGACTCACCCGGCAGGTGACGGCGGCCGTGCGCGCGCAGCGCGTGGAAGCGCCTGTCGCGGTGAACCTCACGGGCGCGTCCGCGGAGCTGCGCCGCGCGGTGAGCACCCTGCTGGCCTCGCAACTGGCCTCCGCCGGGCTTGCGCCCGTGGTGCTGGAGGCGCCCACGGCCGAAGCCGCGGAGACCCTGGCCCGCGCCCAGGGCGCGCGGACACTCGTGCGCCTGTCCCTGGACGTGGAAGGTGGCGAGCTGCGAGCACGCGGCGACGTGCTGGGCACCTGGGTGAACTTCTGGTCCGGCCGCACGCCCACGCGCCCCGCCAGGCCCGCCGCCACGCTGGTGGAGACGGTGCCGGCCGACGCCGCGGTGCTGGCGCTCGCGCTGGAAGCCGGTGGCACCACGCCCTCCGTGCCGACCGAGCCAACGCCCCAGGGCATCCGCTTGCTGGGAGCCACCCTGGCCACCCTGGACCATCCGCTGGCGGCGCTCGCAGCGGGGGACCTGGACGGCGACGGGCGCGATGAAATCGTGGCCCTCACGGAGCACGACGTCTCCGTGTTCGACGCGGGGGGACGGCTCATCGCGCGCAAGGAGCTGGATGCCCTGCCCGCATCGAGCGCCACCACGCGAGAGCCTTTTGGCGCGCTGGCCATCCTTCCAGGCCCGCCCCGCGTGGCCGCGTGGAGCACGCGCCATGCGCACGGCGAGCTGCTCGCGATGGACACCAAGGCCCGAGGCACGCTCCGAACGGTGGGCACGGTGGACCAGGCGCCGCTGGGCCCCCTGGAGCGCGGGAGCTTCGTCCCGGGACAGACGGCCTTCGCCCCCACGGTCACGCTGGCGGATGGCCGTTCGCTGACGGTGCCCGCGCCCTTCACCACCGCCAGCCTGGACACGCAGCGGATGCTGTTCGTCCATCCGGATGGCTCCGCCGTGTACTACGCGCACGCGGGTGCAGCCCCCGTCCGGTGGAGCAGCCTGGGCGCGGGCAGCGCGCTGGGGGACCTGAATGGCGACGGCGTCCTGGAGCTCATCACCACCTCCCCCCAGCTTTCGCCGTCCCCCGACCGCGTTCGCGTGCTCTCCACCACCGGGAGCGACCCCAGCGCGCAGGAGCCGCTGTGGCAGGGCGCCCTGCCCGCGGGCCGCGCGCTGTACGTGGTGACGGCCAACCTGGACGGCGACAAACGCCGCGAGGTCATCGTGGGCCTCTGGAAGCCGGATGGCACCAGCGAGCTCTTCCTCCTGCGTCAGGGTGCGCCATGA
- the xth gene encoding exodeoxyribonuclease III, translating to MKIATWNVNSVRARQERLLAWLKKAQPDVLCLQELKCVDEDFPLEAVRELGYHAAIHGQKTYNGVAILAKEEPKDVVKGLSDGVEDSHARLIAATVGGIRVVSAYAPNGQSVDSPQYHYKLEWYGRLRRYLDTRHKPDEPLVLGGDWNVAPEDIDTYDPKLWEGQTLFTLKERDALQHLGAFGLSDAFRRLHPGVQKFTWWDYRMLGFPKNLGLRIDHLYVTAPVAERLTVVDVDREERKGKQPSDHAPVWLELRD from the coding sequence ATGAAGATCGCGACCTGGAACGTGAACTCGGTGCGGGCCCGGCAGGAGCGGTTGCTCGCCTGGTTGAAGAAGGCGCAGCCGGATGTCCTCTGCCTGCAGGAGCTCAAGTGCGTGGACGAGGACTTCCCCCTCGAGGCCGTGCGGGAGCTGGGCTACCACGCCGCCATCCACGGGCAGAAGACGTACAACGGGGTGGCCATCCTCGCGAAGGAGGAGCCGAAGGACGTCGTGAAGGGCTTGTCCGACGGCGTGGAGGACTCCCACGCGCGCCTCATCGCGGCGACGGTCGGTGGCATCCGCGTGGTGAGCGCGTACGCGCCCAATGGCCAGTCGGTGGATTCGCCCCAGTACCACTACAAGCTGGAGTGGTACGGCCGGCTGCGGCGCTATCTGGACACGCGCCACAAGCCCGACGAGCCCCTGGTGCTCGGCGGCGACTGGAACGTGGCGCCCGAGGACATCGACACCTACGACCCGAAGCTGTGGGAGGGCCAGACGCTCTTCACGCTCAAGGAGCGAGACGCCCTCCAGCACCTGGGCGCCTTCGGGCTGTCGGACGCCTTCCGCAGGCTGCACCCCGGCGTGCAGAAGTTCACCTGGTGGGACTACCGCATGCTCGGCTTCCCGAAGAACCTGGGCCTGCGCATCGACCACCTCTATGTGACGGCGCCCGTGGCCGAACGGCTGACGGTGGTGGACGTGGACCGCGAGGAGCGCAAGGGCAAGCAGCCCTCGGACCACGCGCCGGTGTGGCTCGAGCTGCGCGACTGA
- a CDS encoding PBP1A family penicillin-binding protein: MPTVPSMPSSPDSSTPTPPARPGFGARLWRWTKRLLITGIVGLVLAVAVGVGGYIYYSQDLPSVDALRNYQPPQVTKVMCGDGSLCAEFAHERRTLIRVEDLPPHARNAFLAAEDADFYKHEGLDFFGITRAAIKNLIPNSRKSGASTITQQVVKNLLLTPERSFSRKAREWILTPRVEEALTKDQILSLYINQSYYGQRRYGLEEAALFYFGKHAKDLNVSEASVLAGTVQSPHRINPVTNITRAKSRQRYVLDQMARNGFISAEVAETEKENPIVLAPRRGTPVGQYYTEEIRRTLIARYGEQAVMEGGLRVDIAMVPKLQIAAEQSVRDGLEAVDRRQGYRGPRGTLEKGQWERYRNLIATRIEEAGRRQKDQGYVADLAPLAKAEKDPAAPEAGGASVDPLEEEGAEEQRPDLTPDDEAPLSADEVLTQSVRLKPMEEGLRLTGYVTLVDEKRNVARVDLVGRTAEIPYATVGWAKQKGKSAPKKISDVFQEGQLVFVRVLKAPPAPAFVEATLDQVPEVQGGLVVIRPENRHVVALVGGYDAERSSFNRATQAKRQPGSSFKPFLYAAAMGSGRYTPLSKINDAPEAVRDPYTGKTWKPQNYDRQFQGPMTLREALTKSKNTVSVRLIEALTPATTIDFARRAGIHSPLPENLTLALGTGEVTMLEAANAYATLQATGRYAEPLMLLRVRDAHGKVLEEHQPAFEETLPPAVAYLTTSLMRSVVEDGSGRAVLALERPAAGKTGTTQQSRDTWFSGYTADWVASAWVGFDNNAPLGGSETGGRAALPIWLQFMRVAHEGLPTREFEVPSGVVQVRIDPISGLLAGNSVPGRLEPFLDGTQPTAEAPPPGQVTTDQFFLDEGNRRGL, translated from the coding sequence ATGCCCACGGTTCCCTCGATGCCTTCCTCGCCCGATTCCTCCACACCCACTCCCCCGGCGCGCCCTGGGTTCGGCGCCCGCCTGTGGCGCTGGACGAAGCGGCTGCTCATCACCGGCATCGTGGGCCTGGTGCTCGCTGTCGCCGTGGGCGTCGGGGGCTACATCTATTACAGCCAGGACCTGCCCTCCGTGGATGCGCTGCGCAACTACCAGCCGCCGCAGGTCACCAAGGTGATGTGTGGTGACGGCAGCCTCTGCGCCGAGTTCGCGCACGAGCGCCGCACGCTGATTCGCGTGGAGGACCTGCCACCGCACGCGCGCAACGCCTTCCTCGCGGCCGAGGACGCGGACTTCTACAAGCACGAGGGCCTGGACTTCTTCGGCATCACCCGCGCGGCCATCAAGAACCTCATCCCCAACAGCCGCAAGTCGGGCGCGTCCACCATCACCCAGCAGGTGGTGAAGAACCTGCTGCTCACGCCCGAGCGCAGCTTCTCGCGCAAGGCCCGCGAGTGGATCCTCACCCCGCGCGTGGAGGAGGCGCTCACCAAGGACCAGATTCTCTCGCTCTACATCAACCAGTCCTACTACGGGCAGCGCCGCTACGGCCTGGAGGAGGCCGCGCTCTTCTACTTCGGCAAGCACGCGAAGGACCTGAACGTGAGCGAGGCCTCGGTGCTCGCGGGCACCGTGCAGTCGCCCCACCGCATCAACCCGGTGACGAACATCACGCGGGCGAAGTCGCGTCAGCGCTACGTGCTGGACCAGATGGCGCGCAACGGCTTCATCTCCGCCGAGGTCGCGGAGACGGAGAAGGAGAATCCCATCGTCCTGGCGCCCCGGCGCGGCACGCCCGTGGGGCAGTACTACACCGAGGAGATTCGCCGCACCCTCATCGCGCGCTACGGCGAACAGGCGGTGATGGAGGGCGGGCTGCGGGTGGACATCGCCATGGTGCCCAAGCTGCAAATCGCGGCGGAGCAGTCCGTGCGTGACGGCTTGGAGGCGGTGGACCGGCGGCAGGGCTACCGCGGGCCTCGTGGCACGCTGGAGAAGGGCCAGTGGGAGCGCTACCGGAACCTCATCGCCACCCGCATCGAGGAGGCCGGGCGCCGGCAGAAGGACCAGGGCTACGTCGCGGACCTGGCCCCGCTGGCGAAGGCGGAGAAGGACCCGGCGGCACCGGAGGCCGGTGGCGCGTCCGTGGACCCGCTGGAGGAAGAAGGCGCCGAGGAGCAACGGCCGGACCTGACGCCCGACGACGAGGCGCCGCTCTCCGCGGATGAAGTCCTGACGCAGTCGGTGCGCCTCAAGCCCATGGAGGAAGGCCTGCGCCTCACCGGCTACGTCACGCTGGTGGACGAGAAGCGCAACGTGGCGCGCGTGGACCTGGTGGGCCGCACCGCCGAAATCCCCTACGCCACCGTCGGCTGGGCGAAGCAGAAGGGCAAGAGCGCCCCCAAGAAGATTTCCGACGTGTTCCAGGAGGGACAGCTCGTCTTCGTGCGTGTGCTCAAGGCCCCGCCCGCGCCCGCCTTCGTCGAGGCGACGCTGGACCAGGTGCCCGAGGTGCAAGGCGGCCTCGTGGTCATCCGCCCCGAGAACCGGCACGTGGTGGCGCTGGTGGGCGGCTACGACGCGGAGCGGTCTTCCTTCAACCGCGCGACGCAGGCGAAGCGGCAGCCGGGCTCGTCCTTCAAGCCCTTCCTCTACGCCGCCGCCATGGGCAGCGGACGCTACACGCCGCTGTCCAAGATCAACGATGCCCCCGAGGCCGTGCGCGACCCGTACACGGGCAAGACGTGGAAGCCGCAGAACTACGACCGTCAGTTCCAGGGCCCGATGACGCTGCGCGAGGCCCTCACCAAGTCGAAGAACACGGTGTCCGTGCGCCTCATCGAAGCCCTCACCCCGGCCACCACCATCGACTTCGCGCGGCGCGCGGGCATCCACTCGCCGCTGCCGGAGAACCTCACGCTGGCCCTGGGCACGGGTGAGGTGACGATGCTGGAGGCCGCCAACGCCTACGCCACGCTCCAGGCCACCGGCCGGTACGCGGAGCCCCTGATGCTGCTGCGCGTGCGGGACGCGCACGGCAAGGTGCTGGAGGAGCACCAGCCCGCCTTCGAGGAGACGCTGCCGCCCGCCGTGGCCTACCTGACCACGTCGCTGATGCGCAGCGTGGTGGAGGACGGCTCGGGCCGCGCGGTGCTCGCACTGGAGCGCCCCGCCGCGGGCAAGACGGGCACCACGCAGCAGTCGAGAGACACGTGGTTCTCCGGCTACACCGCGGACTGGGTGGCCAGCGCGTGGGTGGGCTTCGACAACAACGCACCGCTGGGCGGCAGCGAAACGGGTGGCCGCGCCGCGCTGCCCATCTGGCTCCAGTTCATGCGCGTGGCCCATGAGGGACTTCCCACGCGGGAGTTCGAGGTCCCCTCCGGCGTCGTGCAGGTGCGCATCGACCCCATCAGCGGCCTGCTCGCGGGCAACTCCGTCCCGGGCCGGTTGGAGCCGTTCCTGGATGGCACCCAGCCCACCGCCGAGGCGCCTCCGCCCGGCCAGGTGACCACCGACCAGTTCTTCCTCGACGAAGGCAACAGGCGGGGTTTGTGA
- a CDS encoding tetratricopeptide repeat protein, with protein MRHDNSKTPRFAGLTLPSAVRTALVPVSLVALGLIVAWADAPLPPALGTWLDSERQHARLAVVRVAFPAPEQPLTPGDGSAAGHTLAAWVRTNDVAQAEGRSAGTGIVVDASTSTPGNEDAPGLSRAAPDVDTSLALPHVHGRRVDHLSRAHLLREWDDLSGALTECRRAVHDAPEDTAAVSMVAELAGLTGRMDLAVRAYGQLGRLLPLDARPLVRQARLLVSMGRHPEAVAAGEEAVLRNPEYVEAYQVLGRAHLAQGELSAAMLRFQQAVHLNPEHGFALNNLGFTYLRAGENQKAAEALTQAAALLPHVAYVHNNLGVAFERLGQEDDARAAYAAAMHLSPRYVQARVNADRMRRMAQVDVGGAQTPRGQSRSTQGEGVTSP; from the coding sequence ATGCGCCACGACAACTCGAAGACCCCGCGGTTCGCTGGCCTCACCCTGCCGTCCGCCGTCCGGACCGCGCTGGTGCCCGTCAGCCTGGTGGCGCTCGGCTTGATTGTCGCGTGGGCGGACGCGCCGCTGCCGCCAGCGCTGGGCACGTGGCTCGACTCGGAGCGCCAACACGCGCGGCTCGCGGTCGTGCGCGTCGCGTTCCCAGCGCCGGAACAGCCCCTGACGCCAGGGGACGGCAGCGCGGCGGGCCACACCTTGGCCGCGTGGGTGCGCACGAACGACGTCGCCCAAGCCGAGGGCCGCTCCGCCGGAACGGGCATCGTCGTTGACGCGAGCACTTCGACGCCGGGCAACGAAGACGCCCCCGGCCTCTCTCGCGCGGCACCGGATGTGGACACCTCCCTCGCCTTGCCGCACGTCCATGGACGCCGCGTGGACCACCTGAGCCGGGCGCACCTGCTGCGCGAATGGGATGACCTGTCTGGCGCGCTCACCGAGTGCCGTCGCGCCGTTCACGACGCGCCGGAAGACACGGCCGCGGTGTCGATGGTGGCGGAGCTCGCGGGCCTCACCGGGCGGATGGACCTGGCGGTGCGGGCGTATGGGCAACTCGGCCGCCTGCTGCCCTTGGATGCCCGCCCCCTGGTGCGACAGGCCCGGCTGTTGGTGTCGATGGGCCGCCACCCCGAGGCGGTGGCCGCGGGCGAGGAAGCCGTGCTTCGCAATCCCGAATACGTGGAGGCCTATCAGGTGCTCGGCCGGGCGCACCTGGCCCAAGGCGAGCTGTCGGCGGCGATGCTCCGCTTCCAGCAGGCGGTGCACCTGAATCCAGAGCATGGCTTCGCGCTCAACAACCTGGGCTTCACCTATCTGCGCGCCGGGGAGAACCAGAAGGCCGCGGAGGCCCTCACGCAAGCCGCGGCGCTGCTTCCCCACGTGGCCTACGTGCACAACAACCTGGGTGTGGCCTTCGAACGGCTCGGACAGGAAGACGACGCCCGCGCCGCGTATGCCGCCGCCATGCACCTGTCCCCCCGCTACGTCCAAGCTCGCGTCAACGCCGACCGGATGCGTCGCATGGCCCAGGTGGACGTCGGCGGCGCCCAGACACCGCGTGGGCAGTCTCGCTCCACCCAGGGTGAGGGGGTGACGTCCCCCTAG
- a CDS encoding serine hydrolase domain-containing protein — translation MRPFSLVCAVLASVAVPFPVGAQAPSAPSLSEQLPGVWGNETHFGPKVRGALTVDGRQGEWRAQVSGFDVTAKRAGADVTFALPENQGAFRGRLSADEKSIEGFWIQPPGMTLSASYATPLRLRASSPRVWEGVVAPLDDTSSMYLRIQREPDGSLTGFIRNPEFNFGLRRPFKLEVQGNDLTFVNTRRKNDALRGVFDEETGNISLRIQGIGQFEFSRRDEHTAPRFHPRTPGASTYVYRPPVTGDDGWKTATLQSVKLDPKPIAALVQSLTDATATDVHAPYIHALLIARHGKLVVEEYFHGHGKAQVHDMRSAGKTLASVLLGIALEQKKGVTVQTPVSRLLPGHEPLFQEDPRKQRLTPEHLVTMTSGLSCDDDDGDSPGNEDVMQSQRAERDWHRYAAALPMAREPGGTKAVYCSAGINLLGAVISQQSGMRLPEFFEQRFARPLDIRDYHMNLMPNGEGYLGGGIYLRPRDALKLGQVFLSGGRWNQRQVVSPRWVEASTQRHAEFASDHGYGYAWHLHDMKVGERTYREYAAEGNGGQFVIVVPELDLTVMIAAANYGDFARWYRFQDLVPQYIIPAVLDAPAVKPPRARE, via the coding sequence ATGCGCCCTTTCTCGCTCGTCTGCGCGGTCCTCGCCTCGGTGGCGGTCCCATTTCCCGTCGGGGCCCAGGCGCCCTCGGCGCCGTCGCTGTCCGAACAGCTTCCAGGGGTCTGGGGCAACGAGACGCACTTCGGCCCGAAGGTTCGCGGTGCCCTCACGGTGGACGGGCGCCAGGGTGAATGGCGGGCCCAGGTCTCCGGCTTCGACGTCACCGCGAAGCGCGCTGGGGCCGACGTCACCTTCGCCCTGCCGGAGAACCAAGGCGCCTTCCGAGGCCGGTTGTCCGCGGACGAGAAGTCAATCGAAGGCTTCTGGATTCAGCCGCCGGGCATGACGCTGAGCGCGTCGTACGCCACGCCGCTCCGGTTGCGCGCCAGCAGCCCGCGTGTCTGGGAAGGGGTGGTGGCGCCCCTGGACGACACGAGCTCCATGTACCTGCGCATCCAGCGCGAACCGGATGGCTCGCTGACAGGCTTCATCCGCAATCCCGAGTTCAACTTCGGTCTGCGACGGCCCTTCAAGTTGGAGGTCCAGGGCAACGACCTGACCTTCGTCAACACGCGCCGCAAGAACGACGCGCTCAGGGGGGTCTTCGACGAGGAGACGGGCAACATCTCGCTGCGCATCCAGGGCATCGGTCAGTTCGAGTTCTCCCGCCGCGACGAGCACACCGCGCCCCGCTTCCACCCGCGCACGCCCGGCGCGTCCACCTATGTCTACCGGCCTCCGGTGACGGGGGATGACGGCTGGAAGACGGCGACGCTGCAGAGCGTGAAGCTGGACCCGAAGCCCATCGCCGCGCTGGTGCAGTCCCTCACGGACGCCACCGCGACGGATGTCCACGCGCCCTACATCCACGCGCTGTTGATTGCCCGGCACGGGAAGCTCGTGGTGGAGGAGTACTTCCACGGCCACGGGAAGGCGCAGGTCCACGACATGCGCTCAGCGGGCAAGACGCTGGCGTCGGTGTTGCTTGGCATCGCGTTGGAGCAGAAGAAGGGCGTCACGGTTCAGACCCCTGTGTCGCGGTTGCTGCCCGGCCACGAGCCCCTGTTCCAGGAGGACCCGCGCAAGCAGCGCCTCACGCCCGAGCACCTGGTGACGATGACCTCGGGGTTGAGCTGCGACGACGACGACGGGGATTCGCCCGGCAACGAGGACGTGATGCAGTCGCAGCGGGCGGAGCGGGATTGGCATCGTTACGCGGCGGCGCTGCCCATGGCGCGGGAGCCGGGCGGCACGAAGGCCGTCTACTGCTCGGCGGGCATCAACCTGCTGGGCGCCGTCATCTCCCAGCAGTCGGGAATGCGGCTGCCAGAGTTCTTCGAGCAGCGCTTCGCCCGGCCGCTGGACATTCGCGACTACCACATGAACCTGATGCCAAACGGGGAGGGCTACCTGGGCGGCGGCATCTACCTGCGCCCCCGGGACGCGCTGAAGCTGGGACAGGTGTTCCTCTCCGGCGGCCGGTGGAACCAGCGGCAGGTGGTGAGCCCGCGTTGGGTGGAGGCGTCGACGCAGCGGCACGCCGAGTTCGCCAGCGACCACGGTTATGGCTACGCGTGGCACCTGCACGACATGAAGGTGGGCGAGCGCACCTATCGCGAGTACGCGGCGGAGGGGAACGGCGGCCAGTTCGTCATCGTCGTGCCGGAGCTCGACCTGACGGTGATGATTGCCGCGGCGAACTACGGCGACTTCGCGCGCTGGTATCGCTTCCAGGACCTGGTGCCCCAGTACATCATCCCCGCGGTCCTCGACGCTCCGGCCGTGAAGCCACCCCGGGCGCGCGAGTAG
- a CDS encoding serine/threonine-protein kinase yields the protein MAEARNPNAPPEGADATVLSPQRPVITGADGGELFAGRYVLEGLAGRGGMGAVYRARDTLVGDVVALKMLELGTSPAPEWMERFRREVRLARRITHRHVARTFDLGEHSGCLYLTMEYVEGESLQTLMEREGVIPPARAARWLLALCEGLTAAHAAGVVHRDLKPANVLVESSGRVVLTDFGIARAVAGEAASRTQGLVGTPMYMAPEQLESGEVDARADLYAAGLVLYQLLTGTPPFSGDSPMAVAVARLRQPPPDPRRLSAVPDALAELVLACLSREPSGRPEDAACMADTLRQWLHAVGEPVEPEHTHGAHPVSRALASTGLSSVAGTPSAVGLPRSTPRTPLRPDEQSLAVLPLRFLGPRDQESLGDGVTESLIDVLSRTRGLRVQSSGATERFRHEREPRTAARELAVELLVDGTVQAAGKTVRVTLRVVEGATGTQVWSGRFEDSDDDAFLLQDRLAQRLAEALRGELSILAYRATVPSDALALYRQVLSRMHSHSMTRELKDEVIEPLEQLHVSVPGFLPAVAQHAVATLRAGFLRTLADDLDWDTLGRTSLERALRLAPELVETRLGQAILAIRDGRWREAVVALRSALDTAPTFAPALQLLGNLQCEAGRADDGLDRLKLAYALEPGMAISLIEVARCSALRGDEATYQACLARLQSQPLLSMPTNILRMRVFAWKGDMDGVRQCREALNEDPSHMALHVAMYCSVTLGELPVEGVVASMDGMLTRQVNSRFASMVCQLAAELLCIRGMPTEALRYLQQAADSALIDLEWMDRCPVLAPLRAQPGFTEARRKVRSRVESIWSS from the coding sequence GTGGCTGAAGCGAGAAACCCGAACGCACCCCCCGAAGGCGCCGACGCGACGGTGCTCTCACCGCAGCGTCCCGTCATCACCGGCGCGGATGGCGGCGAACTGTTCGCGGGCCGGTACGTCCTGGAAGGGCTGGCCGGCCGCGGTGGCATGGGCGCGGTGTACCGGGCGCGGGACACGCTGGTGGGCGACGTGGTCGCTTTGAAGATGTTGGAGCTGGGGACCTCGCCCGCGCCGGAGTGGATGGAGCGCTTCCGCCGCGAGGTCCGGCTGGCCCGGCGCATCACCCACCGTCACGTGGCGCGGACCTTCGACCTGGGCGAGCACTCCGGCTGTCTGTACCTGACCATGGAGTACGTGGAGGGAGAGAGCCTCCAGACGTTGATGGAGCGCGAGGGCGTCATTCCTCCCGCGCGCGCGGCCCGGTGGCTCCTGGCGCTGTGTGAGGGATTGACCGCGGCCCACGCGGCCGGCGTGGTGCACCGCGACCTGAAGCCAGCGAATGTGCTGGTGGAGTCCAGTGGCCGCGTGGTGCTCACCGACTTCGGCATCGCCCGGGCGGTGGCGGGGGAGGCGGCGTCGCGCACGCAGGGGCTGGTGGGCACGCCCATGTACATGGCGCCCGAGCAACTGGAGAGCGGCGAAGTGGACGCCCGCGCGGACCTCTATGCCGCGGGCCTGGTGCTGTACCAGTTGCTCACCGGCACGCCGCCGTTCTCCGGTGATTCCCCCATGGCGGTGGCGGTGGCGCGGTTGCGGCAGCCGCCTCCCGACCCGCGACGGCTCTCCGCGGTGCCGGACGCGTTGGCGGAGCTGGTGCTCGCGTGTCTTTCGCGCGAGCCCTCCGGCCGGCCCGAGGACGCCGCCTGCATGGCGGACACGCTGCGGCAGTGGCTCCACGCCGTGGGCGAGCCGGTGGAGCCCGAGCACACCCACGGCGCTCACCCCGTGTCGCGAGCGCTGGCCTCCACGGGTTTGTCCTCGGTGGCCGGGACACCGTCCGCGGTGGGGCTGCCCCGCTCGACGCCCCGGACGCCGCTGCGCCCCGATGAACAGTCGCTGGCGGTGTTGCCGCTGCGTTTCCTGGGGCCTCGGGACCAGGAGTCCCTGGGCGATGGCGTGACGGAGTCCCTCATCGACGTGCTGTCGAGGACGCGTGGGCTCCGGGTGCAGAGCAGTGGCGCCACCGAGCGCTTCCGGCACGAGCGAGAGCCACGCACCGCGGCGCGGGAGCTGGCGGTGGAGTTGCTCGTGGACGGGACGGTGCAGGCCGCGGGCAAGACGGTGCGCGTGACGCTGCGGGTGGTGGAAGGCGCGACGGGGACGCAGGTGTGGAGCGGCCGTTTCGAGGACTCGGACGACGACGCGTTCTTGCTCCAGGACCGACTGGCGCAGCGGCTCGCGGAGGCCCTTCGCGGTGAGCTGTCCATCCTGGCCTACCGCGCCACCGTTCCCTCCGATGCGCTGGCCCTGTACCGGCAGGTGCTGTCACGGATGCACTCGCATTCGATGACGCGGGAGCTCAAGGACGAGGTCATCGAGCCGCTCGAACAGCTCCACGTCTCGGTCCCCGGCTTCCTGCCCGCGGTGGCGCAGCACGCGGTGGCGACGCTCCGGGCGGGCTTCCTGCGCACCCTGGCGGACGACCTGGATTGGGACACCCTGGGGCGGACCAGTCTGGAGCGGGCCCTCCGGTTGGCTCCGGAGTTGGTGGAGACGCGCTTGGGGCAGGCCATCCTGGCCATCCGGGATGGGCGGTGGCGCGAAGCGGTGGTGGCCCTGCGCTCGGCGCTCGACACCGCGCCCACCTTCGCGCCCGCGCTGCAACTCCTCGGCAACCTCCAGTGCGAGGCGGGCCGCGCGGATGATGGCCTGGACCGTTTGAAGTTGGCCTACGCCCTGGAACCCGGCATGGCCATCAGCCTCATCGAGGTGGCGCGATGCAGCGCCCTGCGCGGCGACGAGGCCACCTACCAGGCGTGTCTGGCCCGGCTGCAAAGCCAGCCCTTGTTGAGCATGCCGACGAACATCCTCCGCATGCGTGTCTTCGCCTGGAAGGGAGACATGGACGGCGTGCGACAGTGCCGGGAGGCGCTCAACGAAGACCCGAGCCACATGGCCCTCCACGTGGCCATGTATTGCTCGGTGACGTTGGGCGAGCTGCCCGTCGAGGGCGTCGTGGCCAGCATGGACGGGATGCTCACCCGGCAGGTGAACTCGCGCTTCGCGTCGATGGTGTGTCAGCTCGCGGCGGAGCTGCTGTGCATCCGGGGCATGCCCACCGAGGCGCTGCGCTACCTCCAGCAGGCGGCGGACTCCGCGCTCATCGACCTGGAGTGGATGGACCGCTGCCCGGTGCTGGCGCCCTTGCGCGCCCAGCCGGGCTTCACGGAGGCGCGGCGCAAGGTGCGCTCCCGCGTGGAGTCCATCTGGTCCTCCTGA